GTATGGCTTTAAATCTCTCTTAACTCCTTCTTTATGAAGCCATTCAAAATCTTCTTTTACTTCTTCAACACATGACCCGATAAGATACAATTCAAACTTTTTTTCTTTCAAATTTAGAAGCTTGACGGCATCCACTAAAAGATCAAATCGTTTGCAGAATTCTTTATTTCCAATGAAAAGTAATTTATTAGAATCTAAATTCGAATTAGTTTCAAAACTATTATTATTTCCATATGGATATACTGTGTAAATTGGTATATCAGGTAGATGATTCTGTGCCAGCTTACTATTTAGATCTGAAATTGCAATTATGCCATCGACATATGACAACAGAAATTCAACAATTTTTCGTAACAAAAAATTCATTTGAGGGAGGTCATAAAAAAGAGTGTCTGCACTGAGCAATACGATATTGATATTATGATTTCGCATCTTTTTGAGAACTGCGTAGGGTAATCCTAGTCCACCTTCACAAAAAATCACATCTGGAGAATCATCATCAAATAGCGATTTTAAAAGATTTTTAAATATTTCAGAGTAATGATCTCCGTATCTTTTCCAATTAGAGGTAATAGTAGAAGCGAAGCCACCATGCACTGGATGAGGGCCTTGGTGAATGAATAAAATTTCCTTCATTTTTATAACCTTATTTATTAAAATCTAAATTAAATTGT
This Methanobacteriaceae archaeon DNA region includes the following protein-coding sequences:
- a CDS encoding glycosyltransferase, whose amino-acid sequence is MKEILFIHQGPHPVHGGFASTITSNWKRYGDHYSEIFKNLLKSLFDDDSPDVIFCEGGLGLPYAVLKKMRNHNINIVLLSADTLFYDLPQMNFLLRKIVEFLLSYVDGIIAISDLNSKLAQNHLPDIPIYTVYPYGNNNSFETNSNLDSNKLLFIGNKEFCKRFDLLVDAVKLLNLKEKKFELYLIGSCVEEVKEDFEWLHKEGVKRDLKPYFADCSLYVHPADFDSCPVTVFEAMSAGMIPLITENVGEAMILQQNGLEKLILKSNDPPKLAADILKIYKKDKQWKDRISRCCKKISEEFNEKSQNAAFFRAFNRLLEELVEK